In Paracoccus fistulariae, a single window of DNA contains:
- the radA gene encoding DNA repair protein RadA — MAKSVTTFTCTACGATHKKWAGRCDACGAWNTIIEEAPLSQGPGRGLGAAKGRAVPLTGLHTTEAPPPRKQSGMAELDRVLGGGLVPGSAVLVGGDPGIGKSTLLLQGAAAFARAGLDAVYISGEEASAQVRMRAQRLGLSDAPVRLGSDTNLRDILTTLDSERPDLAIIDSVQTLWSDRVEAAPGSVAQVRAAAHELVTFAKRRGVSIVIVGHVTKDGQIAGPRVVEHMVDTVLYFEGERGHQFRILRSVKNRFGPADEIGVFEMTGMGLAEVANPSALFLSERGQPIAGGAVFAGIEGTRPVLTEIQALVAPSTLASPRRTVVGLDSGRVSTILAVLEARCGIPFAGLDVFLNVAGGMRVSEPAADLAIAGALLSAREDSALPPEAVLFGEISLSGALRPVAQAENRLKEARKLGFSQAILPDAQKVEGTDGTSLRRIADLTGFVGEVFGAG; from the coding sequence ATGGCCAAATCCGTCACCACCTTCACCTGTACCGCCTGCGGCGCGACCCACAAGAAATGGGCCGGGCGCTGCGATGCCTGCGGCGCCTGGAACACCATTATCGAAGAGGCGCCGCTGTCGCAGGGTCCCGGTCGCGGGTTGGGCGCGGCCAAGGGGCGCGCGGTGCCGCTGACCGGGCTGCACACGACCGAAGCGCCGCCGCCGCGCAAGCAATCGGGAATGGCCGAACTGGACCGCGTGCTGGGGGGCGGATTGGTGCCGGGCTCGGCCGTGCTTGTGGGGGGCGATCCGGGCATCGGCAAGTCCACCCTTCTGCTGCAGGGCGCGGCCGCCTTCGCCCGCGCCGGGCTGGATGCCGTCTATATCAGTGGCGAGGAAGCCAGCGCACAGGTCCGCATGCGGGCGCAGCGGCTGGGCCTGTCGGATGCGCCTGTCCGACTGGGATCGGACACCAATCTGCGCGATATCCTGACCACGCTGGACAGCGAACGCCCCGATCTGGCCATTATCGATTCCGTGCAGACCCTGTGGTCGGATCGGGTCGAGGCCGCGCCGGGCAGCGTGGCCCAGGTCCGTGCCGCCGCGCATGAGCTGGTGACCTTTGCCAAGCGGCGTGGCGTTTCTATCGTGATTGTCGGCCATGTCACCAAGGACGGCCAGATCGCCGGACCGCGCGTGGTCGAACATATGGTCGATACCGTGCTGTATTTCGAAGGCGAGCGCGGCCACCAGTTCCGCATCCTGCGCAGCGTCAAGAACCGCTTCGGCCCCGCCGATGAGATCGGGGTGTTCGAGATGACCGGCATGGGACTGGCCGAGGTCGCCAACCCGTCAGCCCTGTTCCTGTCCGAGCGCGGCCAGCCCATCGCGGGCGGCGCGGTTTTTGCCGGGATCGAGGGCACGCGCCCGGTGCTGACCGAAATTCAGGCGCTGGTCGCGCCCTCGACGCTGGCCAGTCCGCGCCGCACGGTGGTGGGGCTGGATAGCGGCCGGGTCAGCACCATCCTTGCCGTGCTGGAGGCGCGATGCGGCATCCCCTTTGCCGGGCTGGATGTGTTTCTGAACGTGGCAGGCGGCATGCGGGTCAGCGAACCCGCCGCCGATCTGGCAATTGCGGGCGCGCTGCTGTCGGCCAGAGAGGACAGCGCCCTGCCGCCAGAGGCCGTTCTTTTCGGGGAAATCAGCCTTTCGGGCGCTCTGCGACCTGTCGCTCAGGCGGAAAACAGGTTGAAAGAGGCGCGGAAACTTGGTTTTTCACAGGCGATTTTGCCCGATGCCCAAAAGGTAGAGGGCACGGACGGTACAAGTCTGCGACGGATTGCCGATCTGACTGGCTTCGTGGGTGAGGTTTTCGGCGCCGGCTGA
- a CDS encoding serine hydrolase: protein MTRLSLTARLWALLLLAAFLPASLSAAPFAAYVMDARNGQPIYKQNADTRLHPASLTKMMTLYMAFTAIERGQVRLDTQFLVSTNAAAEPPSKLGLRAGQRIELRYLIRAAAIKSANDAATAIGENLAGSEEAFAQQMTQMARALGMRNTNFRNAHGLTQEGHYSSAKDMTILGRHLFYDFPQYYNLFSRRSADAGIAKVSSTNRRFLDSYQGADGIKTGYTRAAGFNLTASARRGNKRLIATVFGGTSTAQRNQTMAQLLDSSFGRVPSRVRETRPRAPRLLVQRTVRRAQVEPTPAATQASPQRLVLETSDKPARANRSASTAATPQPDPLAAAVRQAQAMALTPAASNLTLASSARPSARPGATRTDALEAAVATAVASAETAQSPSLAAPVLSASLRPVPAPRARANGSLVASAQTNPGANPEDIARAVAEAVPDSGTSLSLLQSSAPKPRSETVILAAMGEGDLAEPEAVEIVSRPANSGRNWGVVLGLHRSRAAAEELLMQSALRDGATLQGARRHVADTKRGFEASFVNLTKADAQLTCERFKARANECRIVGP, encoded by the coding sequence GTGACCCGACTTTCCCTGACAGCCCGGCTGTGGGCATTACTCTTGCTGGCAGCATTTTTACCGGCCAGCCTGTCGGCTGCTCCCTTCGCAGCTTATGTGATGGATGCCCGGAACGGCCAGCCGATCTATAAACAGAACGCCGATACCCGGCTGCATCCCGCATCGCTGACCAAGATGATGACGCTGTACATGGCCTTTACCGCCATCGAACGTGGTCAGGTCCGGCTGGATACGCAATTCCTGGTATCGACCAATGCGGCGGCAGAGCCGCCATCAAAGCTGGGCCTGCGGGCCGGGCAGCGAATCGAGCTGCGCTATCTGATCCGCGCCGCCGCGATCAAATCGGCCAATGACGCGGCCACGGCGATCGGCGAAAACCTCGCCGGCTCGGAAGAGGCGTTTGCTCAGCAAATGACCCAGATGGCCCGCGCGCTTGGGATGCGGAACACGAATTTCCGCAACGCCCACGGCCTGACGCAAGAGGGTCATTATTCCAGCGCCAAGGACATGACGATCCTGGGGCGGCATTTGTTTTACGATTTTCCCCAATATTATAACCTGTTCTCGCGCCGCTCTGCCGATGCCGGCATCGCCAAGGTGTCTTCGACCAACCGCCGTTTTCTGGACAGCTATCAGGGTGCCGACGGCATCAAGACCGGCTATACCCGTGCCGCTGGCTTCAACCTGACCGCCTCGGCCCGCCGGGGGAACAAGCGGCTGATCGCGACGGTCTTTGGCGGCACCTCGACCGCGCAGCGTAACCAGACCATGGCGCAATTGCTGGATTCCAGCTTTGGCCGCGTGCCCAGCCGGGTGCGCGAAACGCGCCCGCGCGCGCCGCGCCTGCTGGTGCAGCGCACCGTGCGCCGCGCGCAGGTCGAGCCGACCCCGGCCGCCACACAGGCCAGCCCGCAGCGTCTGGTTCTGGAAACCTCGGACAAACCGGCTCGCGCCAATCGCAGCGCATCGACCGCCGCCACCCCTCAGCCCGATCCGCTGGCTGCAGCTGTCAGGCAGGCGCAGGCGATGGCGCTGACCCCCGCCGCATCAAACCTGACGCTCGCCTCCAGCGCCCGCCCAAGCGCGCGGCCCGGAGCGACCAGAACCGATGCTCTGGAAGCGGCGGTGGCGACCGCTGTGGCCTCGGCGGAAACTGCGCAATCGCCCAGCCTGGCCGCGCCGGTCCTGTCGGCCTCGCTGCGCCCGGTTCCCGCGCCGCGCGCCCGCGCAAACGGATCGCTGGTGGCCAGCGCGCAAACCAATCCGGGCGCCAATCCCGAGGATATCGCCCGCGCCGTGGCCGAGGCTGTGCCCGACAGCGGAACCTCGCTGTCGCTGCTGCAATCCTCGGCGCCGAAGCCGCGTTCGGAAACGGTGATCTTGGCGGCCATGGGCGAAGGCGACCTGGCCGAGCCCGAAGCGGTCGAGATCGTGTCGCGTCCCGCCAATAGCGGCCGGAACTGGGGGGTCGTTCTGGGGCTTCACCGCTCTCGGGCGGCGGCCGAGGAATTGCTGATGCAAAGCGCGCTGCGGGACGGGGCAACCCTGCAGGGTGCGCGTCGGCATGTCGCGGATACCAAGCGCGGGTTCGAGGCCAGCTTCGTCAATCTGACCAAGGCCGATGCGCAACTGACCTGCGAGCGCTTCAAGGCCCGCGCGAATGAATGCCGCATCGTCGGCCCCTGA
- a CDS encoding ABC transporter ATP-binding protein, translating to MNEVLRLHAITKTYGKDGPSPVTVLDGIDLSVDRGEVVALVAPSGAGKSTLLHIAGLLDTPDTGQVLLNGRDMTGLPDKARTEARRVDVGFVYQFHHLLPEFSAAENIVLPQLANGTAQRAAADRAADLLARVGLSHRADHRPAALSGGEQQRVAFCRALANAPALLLADEPTGNLDPATSDRVFDVLMGLVRETGLSALIATHNLDLAQRMDRVIRLGDA from the coding sequence ATGAATGAGGTTCTGCGCCTTCACGCGATCACCAAGACCTATGGCAAGGACGGCCCCTCGCCCGTCACCGTGCTGGACGGGATCGACCTTTCGGTGGATCGGGGCGAGGTCGTGGCGCTGGTCGCACCCTCGGGCGCGGGGAAATCGACGCTGCTGCATATTGCCGGGCTGCTGGACACGCCCGACACGGGACAGGTTCTGCTGAACGGGCGCGACATGACCGGATTGCCCGACAAGGCCCGGACCGAGGCGCGTCGCGTCGATGTGGGCTTCGTCTATCAGTTTCATCACCTGCTGCCGGAATTCAGCGCCGCCGAGAATATCGTTCTGCCCCAGCTTGCCAATGGCACGGCGCAGCGCGCGGCGGCGGATCGCGCCGCTGACCTGCTGGCGCGTGTGGGCCTGTCGCATCGCGCCGATCACCGCCCCGCCGCGCTGTCGGGCGGAGAGCAGCAGCGGGTGGCCTTTTGCCGCGCGTTGGCCAATGCGCCCGCGCTGCTGCTGGCGGATGAGCCGACGGGAAATCTGGATCCCGCGACCTCGGATCGGGTCTTCGATGTGCTGATGGGGCTGGTGCGCGAAACCGGGCTGTCGGCGCTGATCGCGACGCATAACCTGGATCTGGCGCAGCGGATGGACCGTGTGATCCGGCTGGGGGATGCCTGA
- a CDS encoding gamma-glutamylcyclotransferase, whose amino-acid sequence MSDGLPDAGRPPLRLTEDHVRRVTRHVEGPLHDPDWQILDEADLDQLSAALIADRPRPIPIFAYGSLIWNPDFAVGRRYRARALGWHRAFSIPLDRFRGSPEQPGLMLALASGGACEGLVLEIQPGTETDSMRSILARELVARELAANACWITIETDQGISEALTFYADPVGIDLADLSIDDQAQRLAFANGAAGSGSEYLLRTAQGLDAAGLYDPYIWELQERVAAAIERQGPDRA is encoded by the coding sequence ATGTCTGATGGCCTGCCGGACGCGGGCCGTCCGCCGCTGCGCCTGACCGAGGATCACGTCCGTCGCGTCACCCGCCATGTCGAGGGGCCGCTGCATGACCCCGACTGGCAGATTCTGGACGAGGCGGATCTGGATCAGCTCAGCGCGGCGCTGATTGCGGACCGGCCCCGCCCGATCCCGATCTTTGCCTATGGATCGCTGATCTGGAACCCGGATTTCGCCGTGGGACGTCGATACCGGGCGCGGGCGCTTGGCTGGCATCGCGCCTTCAGCATCCCGCTGGACCGGTTTCGCGGCTCGCCCGAACAGCCGGGGCTGATGCTGGCGCTGGCCTCGGGCGGCGCGTGCGAGGGGCTTGTGCTGGAAATCCAGCCGGGCACCGAAACCGATTCGATGCGCTCGATCCTGGCCCGTGAACTGGTCGCGCGGGAACTGGCCGCGAATGCCTGCTGGATCACTATCGAGACCGATCAGGGCATCAGCGAGGCGCTGACCTTTTATGCCGATCCGGTGGGGATCGATCTGGCCGATCTGTCCATTGACGATCAGGCGCAGCGGCTGGCATTCGCCAATGGCGCGGCGGGATCGGGCAGCGAATATCTGCTGCGCACCGCACAGGGGCTGGATGCGGCGGGCCTTTATGATCCCTATATCTGGGAATTGCAGGAGCGCGTCGCCGCCGCGATCGAGCGTCAGGGCCCGGATCGCGCCTAA
- a CDS encoding glutathione S-transferase family protein, with translation MLVIHGVTRSRASRIVWLCYELDLDFKQVPVIQAYRLADPSAPDAPLNTQSPEFLALSPAGAIPVIQDGDLQLTESLASTLHLAQKAGAPIGPESPAERALMMQWSFYAATSIEPDALTILFLHNPGQAQRGEDAAIVANAAESLVRPLRVLEQHLSRHEYLVADRFTVADLNMAEVLRYAQTNHELMGQFSATSAWLDRCQARPAFRRMWERRLAEPE, from the coding sequence ATGCTGGTTATTCATGGCGTTACCCGGTCGCGCGCCTCGCGCATCGTCTGGCTTTGTTATGAACTGGATCTGGATTTCAAACAGGTCCCGGTGATCCAGGCCTATCGCCTGGCCGATCCCTCGGCACCCGATGCGCCGCTGAACACGCAATCGCCCGAATTTCTTGCCCTGTCACCCGCAGGGGCGATCCCGGTCATTCAGGATGGCGATCTGCAACTGACGGAATCGCTGGCCAGCACCCTGCATCTGGCGCAGAAGGCGGGCGCTCCGATCGGCCCCGAAAGCCCGGCCGAGCGCGCCCTGATGATGCAATGGAGCTTTTATGCCGCAACCAGCATCGAACCCGACGCCCTGACCATCCTCTTTCTGCACAATCCCGGTCAGGCGCAGCGCGGAGAGGATGCCGCCATCGTTGCCAATGCCGCCGAAAGTCTGGTCCGGCCCTTGCGCGTGCTGGAACAGCACCTGAGCCGCCATGAATATCTGGTCGCGGACCGCTTTACCGTCGCCGATCTGAACATGGCCGAGGTCCTGCGCTATGCCCAGACGAATCACGAATTGATGGGTCAGTTTTCCGCCACCAGCGCCTGGCTGGATCGCTGTCAGGCCCGCCCGGCCTTTCGCCGCATGTGGGAACGCAGGCTGGCCGAACCGGAATAG
- a CDS encoding class I SAM-dependent methyltransferase, with amino-acid sequence MASRISLALPDGHPEGEFLVIGARAGDDLSALDPARTRIQQGYFPDHQHFKARGFEVAPKIDGDFTAALVFLPRAKAQARARIFDAARRLQPGASLWIDGQKSDGVDAILKEMRGLITVDEVISKAHGKIFRVVIPDGDWLPADWAAAPKEVAPGFVTRPGVFSADGVDPASAMLAQHLPEKLPTRLVDLGAGWGWLSAQALTRAGVTQIHLVEADHDALASARDNVTDARAQFHWADARSFTLPEPVNGVIMNPPFHEGRTADPRIGADFIAAAARLLTGAGRLWMVANRHLPYETVLRQHFAQVSELGGDNRFKVIEATGAGRGSDMRKGRK; translated from the coding sequence ATGGCATCACGTATCTCTCTGGCCCTTCCGGATGGACATCCAGAAGGCGAATTTCTTGTCATTGGCGCACGTGCGGGCGATGATTTGTCTGCGCTGGACCCGGCCCGGACGCGGATCCAGCAGGGCTATTTCCCGGATCATCAACATTTCAAGGCACGCGGTTTCGAGGTCGCGCCAAAGATCGACGGCGATTTCACGGCCGCTTTGGTCTTTCTGCCACGGGCCAAGGCGCAGGCGCGGGCGCGGATTTTCGATGCGGCGCGGCGGCTGCAGCCGGGTGCCAGCCTGTGGATCGACGGGCAGAAAAGCGACGGGGTCGATGCGATCCTGAAGGAAATGCGGGGGCTGATCACGGTGGACGAGGTGATCAGCAAGGCGCATGGCAAGATCTTTCGCGTCGTGATCCCGGACGGCGACTGGCTGCCTGCCGACTGGGCCGCCGCCCCGAAAGAGGTCGCGCCGGGCTTTGTCACGCGGCCCGGGGTGTTTTCGGCCGATGGGGTCGATCCGGCCTCGGCCATGCTGGCGCAGCACCTGCCCGAGAAACTGCCGACGCGGCTGGTCGATCTGGGGGCCGGCTGGGGCTGGCTGTCGGCGCAGGCGCTGACCCGCGCGGGGGTGACGCAGATCCATCTGGTCGAGGCGGATCACGACGCGCTGGCTTCGGCCCGCGACAATGTCACCGATGCCCGCGCGCAATTTCACTGGGCCGATGCCCGCAGCTTTACCCTGCCGGAGCCGGTGAATGGCGTGATCATGAACCCGCCCTTCCACGAAGGCCGCACCGCCGACCCCCGCATCGGTGCCGATTTCATCGCGGCGGCCGCGCGGCTTCTGACCGGCGCGGGGCGGTTATGGATGGTGGCCAATCGCCATCTGCCCTATGAAACCGTGCTGCGCCAGCATTTCGCGCAGGTCAGCGAACTGGGCGGCGACAACCGCTTCAAGGTGATCGAGGCCACCGGCGCGGGGCGCGGCAGCGATATGCGGAAGGGACGCAAATGA
- the clpS gene encoding ATP-dependent Clp protease adapter ClpS — protein sequence MSDSDKTDGQAELAVKPKTKQQRPPMYKVLMLNDDFTPMEFVVHVLERLFNMTHAQAIEIMLTVHRKGVAVVGVFSHEVAETKVAQVMELARRQQHPLQCTMEKE from the coding sequence ATGAGCGACAGCGACAAAACCGATGGTCAGGCCGAACTGGCCGTGAAGCCGAAGACGAAGCAGCAGCGCCCGCCCATGTACAAGGTGCTGATGCTGAACGACGATTTTACCCCGATGGAATTCGTCGTCCACGTTCTGGAACGCCTGTTCAACATGACCCACGCTCAGGCGATCGAGATCATGCTGACCGTGCATCGCAAGGGCGTCGCGGTGGTCGGCGTCTTTTCGCATGAGGTGGCGGAAACCAAGGTCGCGCAGGTGATGGAACTTGCCCGCCGACAGCAGCATCCGCTGCAATGCACCATGGAAAAAGAGTAG
- a CDS encoding lipoprotein-releasing ABC transporter permease subunit, translating to MSSPAPFSRYEFLIAWRYLRARRAEGGVSVMTWISMIGIALGVMALIATLAVRAGFRTEFVDTILGANAHSTVYMAPQEISNDYTDDVYVVPGRIADYDAMSKTLAQVPGVTRTAAIIRGQVMASANDSSNVAEVFGVSRADLEAMPRIVDPQTSVGTLDDFDQGIAIGSGIARELAVGLGDKIRLIAPEGAKTAFGTTPRITAYTVTYIFSAGRYDIDRTRIYMPIAEAQSYFNREGVADEIEVFVSDPEQVGDWTLPLLQAAGQGAQVWTWQDASGSFLSALDMEDDVMFVILSVLVLIASMNITSGLIMLVKNKGRDIGILRTMGLTEGAVLRVFFLCGAFTGVIGTIAGVILGILLALNVDNIMAALNAITSGGAWQPEVRGIYRLPAELRAWDIFRAVALSLGLSFIVTIFPARRAARMNPVEALRYE from the coding sequence ATGTCCAGCCCCGCGCCCTTTTCCCGATATGAATTCCTGATCGCCTGGCGATACCTGCGCGCCCGCCGGGCCGAGGGCGGGGTCAGCGTCATGACCTGGATCAGCATGATCGGCATTGCCCTGGGCGTGATGGCGCTGATCGCGACGCTGGCGGTGCGCGCCGGTTTCCGCACCGAATTCGTGGACACGATCCTGGGCGCCAATGCCCATTCCACCGTCTACATGGCGCCGCAGGAAATCAGCAACGACTATACCGATGATGTCTATGTCGTGCCCGGCCGGATCGCGGATTACGATGCCATGTCAAAGACGCTGGCACAGGTGCCGGGTGTGACCCGCACGGCGGCGATCATTCGCGGGCAGGTCATGGCCTCGGCCAATGACAGCTCGAACGTGGCCGAGGTGTTCGGCGTCTCGCGCGCGGATCTTGAGGCGATGCCCCGGATCGTCGATCCGCAGACCTCGGTCGGCACTCTGGACGATTTCGATCAGGGCATCGCGATCGGTTCGGGGATTGCGCGGGAACTGGCTGTCGGGCTGGGCGACAAGATCCGGCTGATCGCCCCCGAAGGCGCCAAGACCGCCTTTGGCACCACGCCACGGATCACCGCCTATACCGTCACCTATATCTTCAGCGCCGGTCGCTATGATATCGACCGCACCCGGATCTATATGCCCATCGCCGAGGCGCAGAGCTATTTCAACCGCGAGGGCGTCGCCGATGAGATCGAGGTTTTCGTCAGCGATCCCGAGCAGGTCGGCGACTGGACGCTACCGCTGCTGCAGGCGGCGGGGCAGGGGGCGCAGGTCTGGACATGGCAGGATGCCTCTGGCTCATTCCTTTCGGCGCTGGATATGGAGGATGACGTGATGTTCGTGATCCTGTCGGTGCTGGTGCTGATCGCCTCGATGAACATCACCTCGGGGCTGATCATGCTGGTCAAGAACAAGGGCCGCGATATCGGCATCCTGCGCACCATGGGCCTGACCGAGGGCGCGGTGCTGCGTGTCTTTTTCCTCTGCGGTGCCTTTACCGGGGTGATCGGCACCATCGCCGGGGTGATCCTGGGGATTCTTCTGGCGCTGAATGTCGACAATATCATGGCGGCGCTGAACGCGATCACCAGCGGCGGCGCCTGGCAGCCAGAGGTGCGCGGCATCTACCGCCTGCCTGCGGAACTCAGGGCCTGGGATATCTTTCGGGCGGTGGCCCTGTCGCTGGGCCTGTCTTTCATCGTCACCATCTTCCCCGCGCGCCGCGCCGCGCGCATGAACCCGGTCGAGGCTTTGCGCTATGAATGA
- the parE gene encoding DNA topoisomerase IV subunit B, with the protein MADDLLSAADAQTDSYSAASIEVLEGLEPVRKRPGMYIGGTDERALHHLVAEILDNSMDEAVAGHASRIEVELQDDYSVTIRDNGRGIPIDPHPKFPGKSALEVILCTLHAGGKFSGDAYQTSGGLHGVGASVVNALSDRMVVQVARNKELFEQRFSRGIPQGPVEKIGAAPNRRGTTVTFHADEEIFGHHRFKPARLLKMVKSKAYLFSGVEIRWKSAIDDGETPTEASFHFPGGLADYLTETLTGASTYSERPFAGSVDFTERFKTPGKVDWAINWTPSRDGFIQSYCNTVPTPEGGTHEAGFWAAILKGIRAYGERVSNKKAAQVTREDLIVGGCALVSCFIREPEFVGQTKDRLATVEAQRLVENAVRDHFDNWLAADTKSAGAILDFLVLRAEERLRRKQEKETARKTATKKLRLPGKLVDCSATNRDGTELFIVEGDSAGGSAKMARDRVNQALLPLRGKILNVLGAASSKLGQNQEINDLCQALGVGMGTKFNVDDLRYDKVIIMTDADVDGAHIASLLMTFFFTQMRPMIDRGHLYLACPPLYRLTQGAHRIYVSDDAEKERMMAKGLGGKGKIDVQRFKGLGEMDAKDLKDTTMNPKTRKLIRVSIDDDEGGETGDLVERLMGKKPELRFEYIQENARFADADELDV; encoded by the coding sequence ATGGCAGACGATCTTCTTTCCGCCGCCGATGCGCAGACCGACAGCTATTCCGCCGCCTCGATCGAGGTGCTGGAGGGGCTGGAGCCTGTCCGCAAGCGCCCCGGCATGTATATCGGCGGCACGGATGAGCGCGCGCTTCACCATCTGGTCGCCGAGATCCTCGACAACTCGATGGATGAGGCCGTGGCAGGCCATGCCAGCCGCATCGAGGTCGAGCTGCAGGACGATTACAGCGTGACGATCCGCGACAATGGCCGCGGCATTCCCATCGACCCGCATCCGAAATTTCCTGGCAAATCCGCGCTTGAGGTGATCCTGTGCACGCTGCATGCGGGCGGCAAGTTTTCGGGCGATGCCTATCAGACCTCGGGCGGGCTGCATGGCGTCGGCGCCTCGGTCGTGAATGCGCTGTCGGATCGGATGGTGGTGCAGGTCGCGCGCAACAAGGAACTGTTCGAACAGCGTTTCTCACGCGGGATCCCACAGGGGCCGGTCGAAAAGATCGGCGCCGCCCCGAACCGTCGCGGCACGACCGTCACCTTCCACGCGGATGAAGAGATTTTCGGCCATCACCGCTTCAAGCCCGCGCGGCTGTTGAAGATGGTGAAATCCAAGGCCTATCTGTTCTCGGGCGTCGAGATCCGCTGGAAATCCGCCATCGATGATGGCGAGACCCCGACCGAGGCGAGCTTCCATTTCCCCGGCGGTCTGGCCGATTACCTGACCGAGACCCTGACCGGCGCCAGCACCTATTCCGAGCGTCCCTTCGCAGGCAGCGTCGATTTCACCGAGCGTTTCAAGACGCCCGGCAAGGTCGATTGGGCGATCAACTGGACGCCGTCGCGCGACGGCTTCATCCAGTCCTATTGTAACACCGTGCCCACGCCCGAGGGCGGCACCCATGAGGCCGGCTTCTGGGCGGCGATCCTGAAGGGCATCCGCGCCTATGGCGAGCGGGTCAGCAACAAGAAGGCCGCCCAGGTCACGCGAGAGGATCTGATCGTCGGCGGTTGCGCCCTTGTCAGCTGCTTCATCCGAGAGCCGGAATTCGTCGGCCAGACCAAGGATCGTCTGGCCACGGTCGAGGCGCAGCGGCTGGTGGAAAACGCCGTTCGCGACCATTTCGACAACTGGCTGGCGGCGGATACGAAATCGGCCGGCGCGATTCTGGACTTCCTGGTCCTGCGCGCCGAAGAGCGTCTGCGCCGCAAGCAGGAAAAGGAAACCGCGCGCAAGACGGCAACGAAAAAGCTGCGCCTGCCGGGCAAGCTGGTCGATTGCAGCGCCACCAATCGCGACGGGACCGAGCTGTTCATCGTCGAGGGCGACAGCGCGGGCGGCAGCGCCAAGATGGCGCGCGACCGGGTCAATCAGGCGCTGCTGCCCCTGCGCGGCAAGATCCTGAACGTGCTGGGTGCGGCCAGTTCCAAACTGGGCCAGAACCAGGAAATCAACGATCTGTGTCAGGCGCTTGGCGTCGGCATGGGCACGAAATTCAATGTCGACGATCTGCGCTATGACAAGGTCATCATCATGACCGATGCCGATGTCGATGGCGCGCATATTGCCAGCCTGCTGATGACCTTCTTCTTTACCCAGATGCGCCCGATGATCGATCGCGGCCATCTGTATCTGGCCTGCCCGCCGCTGTACCGGCTGACGCAGGGCGCCCATCGCATCTATGTCTCGGACGATGCCGAGAAAGAGCGGATGATGGCCAAGGGACTGGGCGGAAAGGGAAAAATCGACGTGCAGCGATTCAAGGGTCTGGGCGAAATGGACGCCAAGGATCTGAAGGACACGACGATGAACCCCAAGACGCGCAAGCTGATCCGGGTCAGCATCGACGATGACGAAGGCGGCGAAACCGGCGATCTGGTCGAACGGCTGATGGGCAAGAAGCCGGAATTGCGCTTTGAATATATTCAGGAAAACGCGCGTTTCGCCGATGCGGATGAGTTGGATGTCTGA
- a CDS encoding phosphatase PAP2 family protein, which translates to MRAAGLCLSLALMAQPAAADPLESFGTAMKYGLPLAAAICAERDDRLEDFAVRGVLQAAIVLGMKSYFDGRPISRRPTGEGRGFPSGHAAAAFFGASDLAGKCFADDVAAGAASYGAAALTGYSRIHAGEHTVPQVTTGALIGFSFGAASFGIGSEEVSFSVGMRF; encoded by the coding sequence ATGCGCGCTGCGGGTCTGTGTCTGTCGCTTGCACTGATGGCGCAGCCTGCGGCGGCGGATCCGCTGGAAAGTTTTGGTACGGCGATGAAATACGGCTTGCCGCTTGCCGCTGCCATCTGCGCCGAACGCGATGACCGGCTGGAGGATTTCGCGGTCCGGGGCGTGTTGCAGGCGGCCATCGTGCTGGGCATGAAAAGCTATTTCGACGGTCGGCCCATCTCGCGCCGCCCGACGGGTGAGGGGCGGGGCTTTCCGTCGGGCCACGCGGCGGCGGCGTTTTTCGGGGCCTCGGATCTGGCGGGGAAATGCTTTGCCGATGATGTGGCGGCGGGTGCGGCCAGCTATGGCGCGGCGGCGCTGACGGGCTACAGCCGCATCCACGCGGGCGAACATACCGTCCCGCAGGTCACGACCGGCGCCCTGATCGGCTTCAGCTTCGGCGCGGCCAGCTTTGGCATCGGCAGCGAAGAGGTCAGCTTTTCGGTCGGGATGCGGTTTTAG